Proteins encoded together in one Corallococcus soli window:
- a CDS encoding metallophosphoesterase, with amino-acid sequence MAGEPTRPQGARRDDTPAPWEDPGPLPSPPHLVRERGSATATKPQKHADMVRWLHPTQVLRTGLDAVVATVFGARADHRLIEAVVRPQAPFFDYSEEAGPDGDLWLDYVSDIGDGWDSTYAVARLLALPELKLPEEDGKTVHTTPRGRVLVFGGDEVYPGASRETYEERTVQPYEAAMRRSQAPHPDLFVIPGNHDWYDGLSAFMRLFCAQRWVAGRRTRQSRSYFALKLPHDWWLIGTDVQLNSDIDVPQVEYFRNVAEQMGPNDRVILCNAEPAWILAAASRRNKGSYLENNLEYLEEKVLGRRICVFLAGDLHHYRRHEDATGQHRITAGGGGAFMHPTHAPAAPVLRDGSTLRKSFPDEATSRKLARKNLWLIRYSPLFGLITGLWYLLLALAAYAEVGSLGLSHLPEVLTAVGNSMVNRPWTLILGLVTVGGLTGLADAALGRWRTLLGSLHGLAHIAAAFFVAWGGTYLTVSKLGICPTLMPDGAHCVDGWMHLAGKFLFSCGFTFVGGFLVGPFITGIYLWLCVNFFGAHSNEAFGSLALPDWKNFLRMRIGKDGALTIYPVGLERVPRKWKPTGAGPQAPAFDPDDPKATEPFLIEPPIRI; translated from the coding sequence ATGGCGGGTGAGCCCACGCGCCCCCAAGGGGCCCGACGCGACGACACGCCCGCGCCCTGGGAGGACCCGGGGCCCCTGCCGTCTCCGCCGCACCTCGTGCGCGAGCGGGGCAGCGCCACCGCCACCAAGCCCCAGAAGCACGCGGACATGGTGCGCTGGCTGCATCCCACCCAGGTGCTGCGCACGGGCCTAGACGCGGTGGTGGCCACGGTGTTCGGCGCCCGCGCGGACCACCGGCTCATCGAAGCGGTGGTGCGGCCGCAGGCGCCCTTCTTCGACTATTCGGAGGAGGCCGGCCCGGACGGCGACCTGTGGCTGGACTACGTCTCCGACATCGGTGACGGCTGGGACTCCACCTACGCGGTGGCGCGCCTGCTGGCGCTGCCGGAGCTGAAGCTGCCGGAAGAGGACGGCAAGACGGTGCACACCACGCCGCGCGGCCGCGTGCTGGTGTTCGGCGGCGACGAGGTCTACCCGGGCGCCAGCCGCGAAACCTACGAGGAGCGCACGGTGCAGCCCTACGAGGCCGCCATGCGCCGCTCCCAGGCGCCCCACCCGGACCTGTTCGTCATCCCGGGCAACCATGACTGGTACGACGGGCTGTCCGCCTTCATGCGGCTGTTCTGCGCGCAGCGCTGGGTGGCGGGGCGGCGCACGCGGCAGAGCCGCAGCTACTTCGCGCTGAAGCTGCCGCACGACTGGTGGCTCATCGGCACGGACGTGCAGCTCAACAGCGACATCGACGTGCCCCAGGTGGAGTACTTCCGCAACGTGGCGGAGCAGATGGGGCCCAACGACCGCGTCATCCTCTGCAACGCGGAGCCGGCGTGGATATTGGCGGCGGCGTCGCGGCGCAACAAGGGCAGCTACCTGGAGAACAACCTGGAGTACCTGGAGGAGAAGGTGCTCGGGCGGCGCATCTGCGTGTTCCTCGCGGGCGACCTGCACCACTACCGCCGGCACGAGGACGCCACCGGCCAGCACCGCATCACCGCGGGCGGCGGCGGCGCGTTCATGCACCCCACGCACGCGCCCGCGGCGCCCGTGCTGCGCGACGGCTCCACGCTGCGCAAGAGCTTCCCGGACGAGGCCACCTCCCGGAAGCTCGCGCGCAAGAACCTGTGGCTCATCCGCTACAGCCCGCTCTTCGGCCTCATCACCGGCCTGTGGTACCTGCTGCTCGCACTGGCGGCCTACGCGGAGGTGGGAAGCCTGGGCCTGTCGCACCTGCCGGAGGTGCTCACGGCGGTGGGCAACAGCATGGTCAACCGGCCCTGGACGCTCATCCTGGGGCTCGTGACGGTGGGCGGGCTCACCGGGCTCGCGGACGCGGCGCTCGGCCGGTGGCGCACGCTGCTGGGCAGCCTGCACGGCCTGGCGCACATCGCGGCGGCGTTCTTCGTCGCGTGGGGAGGCACCTACCTCACGGTGAGCAAGCTGGGCATCTGTCCCACGCTGATGCCAGACGGCGCGCACTGCGTGGACGGGTGGATGCACCTGGCCGGCAAGTTCCTCTTCTCCTGCGGCTTCACCTTCGTGGGTGGCTTCCTCGTGGGGCCGTTCATCACCGGCATCTACCTCTGGCTGTGCGTGAACTTCTTCGGCGCGCACTCCAACGAAGCCTTCGGTTCGCTCGCGCTGCCGGACTGGAAGAACTTCCTGCGCATGCGCATTGGCAAGGACGGGGCGCTGACCATCTACCCGGTGGGCCTGGAGCGCGTGCCCCGCAAGTGGAAGCCCACGGGCGCCGGGCCCCAGGCGCCCGCCTTCGACCCGGACGACCCGAAGGCCACCGAGCCGTTCCTCATCGAGCCGCCCATCCGCATCTGA
- a CDS encoding acyl-CoA thioesterase has protein sequence MSDAPLKDFPVVVPFPVHWSEMDAYGHVNNARTFTWFESARIAYMARVGLVGPSAAGKETTVGGIGPILANTHADYVRPVVFPVNLVAGARVTRVGNSSITFEHMVAGADDGVVYTRGGSIVVTLRYATGEKVPVPQGIRAAIEALEGRSTGG, from the coding sequence ATGTCGGATGCGCCCCTGAAGGACTTCCCCGTCGTCGTGCCCTTCCCCGTCCACTGGAGCGAGATGGACGCCTACGGGCACGTGAACAACGCCCGCACGTTCACCTGGTTCGAGTCCGCGCGCATCGCGTACATGGCGCGCGTGGGGCTGGTGGGGCCGTCCGCGGCGGGGAAGGAGACGACGGTGGGGGGGATTGGCCCCATCCTCGCGAACACGCACGCGGACTACGTGCGGCCGGTGGTGTTCCCGGTGAACCTGGTGGCGGGCGCGCGCGTCACCCGCGTGGGAAATTCCTCCATCACCTTCGAGCACATGGTGGCGGGCGCGGATGACGGCGTCGTCTACACGCGTGGGGGTTCTATCGTGGTGACGTTGCGCTACGCCACGGGAGAGAAGGTCCCCGTGCCGCAGGGCATCCGAGCAGCCATCGAGGCGCTGGAAGGCCGCTCGACCGGCGGTTAG
- the pfkB gene encoding 1-phosphofructokinase produces MRPTKPGVVTVTLNAAIDQTLECPGFTAGAVNRVVAETRTPGGKGINVAAFLAGGSRPVTAAGFLGADNATLFEALFHDRGIQDRCLRLPGSSRVNIKVVDRASGAVTDLNLPGLRVPDEALEALGATLDALAEDHGCFVLSGSVPAGVPATVYATLTERLRAKGAVVAVDTSGEPLRHAVAARPDFVKPNAHELGELFDRPLKTPGDVGRAARELHASGIGLVVVSLGAEGALFVSHDGAWRALPPPVEVASTVGAGDALVAGVLAARLDGNDLETCARRGTAFAAGKLARVGPVPPTPERVAALVGAVRMHPLGNA; encoded by the coding sequence ATGAGGCCGACGAAGCCAGGGGTGGTGACCGTCACGTTGAACGCGGCCATCGACCAGACGCTGGAGTGTCCGGGCTTCACCGCGGGCGCGGTCAACCGCGTGGTGGCGGAGACGCGCACGCCGGGAGGCAAGGGCATCAACGTGGCCGCGTTCCTCGCGGGAGGTTCCCGGCCGGTGACGGCCGCGGGCTTCCTGGGCGCGGACAACGCGACGCTGTTCGAGGCGCTGTTCCACGACCGGGGCATCCAGGACCGCTGCCTGCGCCTGCCCGGCTCCAGCCGCGTGAACATCAAGGTCGTGGACCGCGCGAGCGGAGCGGTGACGGACCTGAACCTGCCCGGGCTCCGCGTTCCGGACGAGGCCCTGGAGGCGCTGGGGGCCACGCTGGACGCGCTGGCGGAGGACCACGGCTGCTTCGTCCTGTCGGGCAGCGTACCGGCCGGGGTGCCCGCGACCGTCTACGCCACGCTGACGGAGCGCCTGCGCGCGAAGGGCGCGGTGGTGGCGGTGGACACCAGCGGCGAACCGCTGCGCCACGCGGTGGCCGCGCGCCCGGACTTCGTGAAGCCGAACGCGCACGAGCTGGGGGAACTGTTCGACCGTCCGTTGAAGACCCCGGGCGACGTGGGCCGGGCCGCGCGAGAGCTGCACGCGAGCGGCATCGGGCTGGTGGTGGTGTCGCTGGGGGCGGAGGGCGCGCTGTTCGTGTCACATGACGGTGCGTGGCGCGCGCTGCCGCCGCCGGTGGAGGTGGCGAGCACGGTGGGCGCGGGCGACGCGCTGGTGGCCGGCGTGCTGGCGGCGCGGCTGGATGGGAACGACCTGGAGACGTGCGCTCGCAGGGGAACGGCCTTCGCGGCGGGGAAGCTCGCGCGGGTGGGGCCGGTGCCGCCGACACCGGAGCGGGTGGCGGCATTGGTGGGCGCGGTGCGGATGCACCCCTTGGGCAACGCCTGA
- a CDS encoding imm11 family protein: MGKKYFKLSEDVAEGFWCLGHPLDSEGRELEDPWQYTGGKSAHFKEQVRLPVDVEGEARDFSHAAFGTPVVHSRLAALFKELTPNDVELIPVEVDSHTGPYFILNAIRLLPCVDVEASEEVSYYTAEDGFPEKVGTLSSLLGMRIDPSKVGDAKVFRPSEWEVALIVSEDIKEAMERAGITGAKFKEVTGPSTANPARRAEMKKRGELRDQARAAREAVWKGLGTLEEDFVISMVLGGDWPSGSQAWRVIRRPSGNTLVVTDGLSAPFADILDRPTAGFGFELAMETPEPLPDLEKSWLVQLLERVGNELAGHEKLRGALERGTLSMEVDGSHLPETLLTPEGRVAVLLGLATESLPARFTVPGGDVRLVTVKALLPSELKWLLQQGRGGAAELARRFTEAGDGHVSRSWRQPVV, encoded by the coding sequence ATGGGAAAGAAATACTTCAAGCTTTCTGAGGACGTCGCTGAAGGCTTCTGGTGCCTGGGGCATCCTCTCGACTCCGAGGGACGAGAACTCGAAGATCCCTGGCAATACACAGGGGGGAAGTCGGCACACTTCAAGGAGCAGGTCCGACTTCCTGTGGATGTCGAGGGCGAGGCACGCGACTTCTCCCATGCGGCGTTCGGCACTCCCGTCGTCCACTCCAGGCTTGCAGCCCTCTTCAAGGAACTGACTCCGAACGACGTGGAGTTGATTCCTGTGGAGGTCGATTCCCACACCGGCCCGTACTTCATCCTCAATGCCATTCGCCTCCTGCCATGCGTGGATGTCGAGGCCTCGGAAGAGGTGAGTTACTACACCGCGGAGGACGGATTTCCCGAGAAGGTCGGCACATTGAGTTCGCTCCTCGGGATGCGCATCGACCCGTCGAAGGTGGGCGATGCGAAGGTGTTTCGTCCCTCGGAATGGGAGGTCGCCCTCATCGTCTCCGAGGACATCAAGGAGGCGATGGAGCGCGCGGGCATCACGGGCGCGAAGTTCAAGGAGGTGACCGGTCCCAGCACGGCCAATCCTGCGCGGCGTGCCGAGATGAAGAAGCGAGGTGAACTCCGCGACCAGGCGCGCGCTGCCCGTGAAGCCGTCTGGAAGGGACTGGGCACGCTGGAGGAGGACTTCGTCATCTCCATGGTCCTGGGCGGTGACTGGCCCTCAGGAAGCCAGGCGTGGCGGGTCATCCGTCGTCCCTCGGGGAACACGCTCGTGGTGACGGACGGGCTGTCCGCCCCCTTCGCGGACATCCTGGACCGGCCCACGGCGGGCTTCGGGTTCGAGCTCGCGATGGAGACGCCAGAGCCGCTGCCGGACCTGGAGAAGAGCTGGCTGGTGCAGTTGCTCGAACGCGTGGGCAATGAGCTGGCGGGCCACGAGAAGCTGCGCGGCGCACTGGAGCGCGGAACCCTGTCCATGGAGGTGGACGGCTCGCACCTGCCTGAAACCCTGCTCACCCCGGAGGGGCGCGTGGCGGTGCTGCTCGGCTTGGCGACGGAGTCACTGCCCGCGCGCTTCACGGTGCCCGGGGGCGACGTGCGGTTGGTGACGGTGAAGGCGCTGCTGCCGTCGGAGCTGAAGTGGTTGCTCCAGCAGGGCCGGGGCGGCGCCGCGGAGCTGGCGCGGCGCTTCACCGAAGCGGGAGATGGCCATGTCTCCCGCTCCTGGCGACAGCCCGTCGTCTGA
- a CDS encoding alpha-amylase family glycosyl hydrolase, whose protein sequence is MRPLRGLSLFSAALLSACARSSTPPTVSPPAPGTVTLAAPAGDAWYRGAVFYEVFVRSFQDSNGDGVGDLPGLISRLDYLNDGNPATTDDLGVDALWLMPVFASPSYHGYDVVDYERIQPAYGTLEDMQKLCDEAHRRGMRVILDLVINHSSSAHPWFVESASSPQSAKRDWYQWRANNPAWKQPWDPAFSQTDTWHERNGAWYYGVFWSGMPDLNLQTVAVREEVKRLATLWLSRGVDGFRLDAARYLIETGGGVGQSDTAETHAFWKEFAAHVRSVKPDAVLVGENWSETPSVAKYYGSTAQVPGGDELPLNFNFPLSERVLAGINAGNAGGVASKFLEMRNNYPAGVVDAPFLTNHDMVRVATQFSGDTSKLGLAAAVLLTLPGAPFLYYGEEVGLGNGATNNDEAKRTPMPWTAGTGGGFTTGSPWYGFASGRDAANVETQKAAPGSLLSRYKALLRARQGAEALRTGDLRLFTPTTGPSATLAFVRTVDDEQVLVVHNFSNAQVTAGPFDVEGTTVEPLFADTGVSTLTGGSGAWKATVPARGTGIWRVQ, encoded by the coding sequence ATGCGTCCCCTCCGCGGCCTCTCCCTGTTCAGCGCGGCCCTCCTGTCGGCTTGCGCGCGCTCCTCGACCCCGCCCACCGTCTCCCCGCCCGCGCCGGGCACCGTGACGCTCGCCGCGCCCGCGGGCGATGCGTGGTACCGGGGCGCGGTGTTCTACGAAGTCTTCGTCCGCAGCTTCCAGGACTCCAACGGCGACGGCGTGGGGGACCTGCCGGGGCTCATCTCGCGGCTGGACTACCTGAACGACGGCAACCCGGCGACGACGGACGACCTGGGCGTGGACGCGCTGTGGTTGATGCCGGTGTTCGCGTCGCCCAGCTACCACGGCTACGACGTCGTCGACTACGAGCGCATCCAGCCAGCGTACGGCACGCTGGAGGACATGCAGAAGCTGTGTGACGAAGCGCACCGCCGGGGCATGCGCGTCATCCTCGACCTCGTCATCAACCACAGCAGCTCCGCGCACCCGTGGTTCGTGGAGTCGGCGTCGTCACCGCAGTCCGCGAAGCGTGACTGGTACCAGTGGCGGGCCAACAACCCGGCGTGGAAGCAGCCGTGGGATCCGGCCTTCTCGCAGACGGACACCTGGCACGAGCGCAACGGCGCCTGGTACTACGGCGTGTTCTGGAGCGGGATGCCGGACCTCAACCTCCAGACCGTGGCGGTGCGCGAGGAGGTCAAGCGCCTGGCCACGCTGTGGCTGTCGCGCGGCGTGGACGGCTTCCGGCTGGACGCGGCCCGCTACCTCATCGAGACGGGCGGCGGCGTGGGCCAGTCGGACACGGCGGAGACGCATGCGTTCTGGAAGGAGTTCGCCGCGCACGTGCGCTCGGTGAAGCCGGACGCGGTGCTGGTGGGGGAGAACTGGAGCGAGACGCCGTCGGTGGCGAAGTACTACGGCTCCACCGCGCAGGTGCCGGGCGGGGACGAGCTGCCGCTCAACTTCAACTTCCCCCTGTCGGAGCGGGTGCTCGCGGGCATCAACGCGGGCAACGCCGGGGGCGTGGCGTCGAAGTTCCTGGAGATGCGCAACAACTACCCGGCCGGGGTGGTGGACGCGCCCTTCCTCACCAACCACGACATGGTGCGGGTGGCGACGCAGTTCTCCGGTGACACGTCGAAGCTGGGGCTGGCGGCGGCGGTGCTGCTGACGCTGCCGGGCGCGCCGTTCCTGTACTACGGCGAGGAGGTCGGGCTGGGCAACGGCGCGACCAACAACGACGAGGCCAAGCGCACGCCGATGCCGTGGACGGCCGGGACGGGCGGAGGCTTCACCACGGGCTCGCCGTGGTACGGCTTCGCCAGCGGCAGGGACGCGGCCAACGTGGAGACGCAGAAGGCGGCGCCGGGTTCGCTGCTGTCGCGCTACAAGGCGCTGCTGCGCGCGCGGCAAGGCGCGGAGGCGCTGCGCACGGGCGACCTGCGCCTCTTCACGCCGACGACGGGGCCGTCCGCCACGCTCGCGTTCGTGCGCACGGTGGACGACGAGCAGGTGCTGGTGGTGCACAACTTCTCCAACGCGCAGGTCACGGCGGGGCCGTTCGACGTGGAGGGCACGACGGTGGAGCCCCTCTTCGCCGACACCGGCGTGTCGACCCTCACGGGGGGCTCGGGGGCCTGGAAGGCGACCGTACCCGCCCGAGGCACCGGCATCTGGCGGGTGCAGTAG
- a CDS encoding PTS fructose-like transporter subunit IIB has protein sequence MAKLVAVTACPTGIAHTFMAAEALRRVADLKGHDLTVETRGAEGVRTPLDDAAVEQADAVILATDITVDESRFVGKPLVRTSTAVAIRDTERIIDEAVARATLHRTAAASGDAGPPGATPPDAARAGTDATALHGDASRPLPGAPRQNEHPPGASTRASQPQAPGLPPGPARTPPPTSATRRSDTPTGVSFPRPHGLLTSTPLSPSDVTLPLDGTSRRAAPSGAPLRTPPSSTPAGTLVAVTACPTGIAHTFMAAEALTRAARAKGYAIRVETQGSVGAKNTLTAEEIAQADAVIIGADTHVSTERFVGKRLLQTSVGEALKQADRVVEQALALPEPMSATRPVAAPALGAPAKAEPSGAYKHLLTGVSFMLPFVVAGGLLLALSFVFGIDAYKQPGTLPAALKGIGDAAFALMVPALAGYLAYSIADRPGLAPGFIGGMLANQLNAGFLGGIAAGFLAGYVARTLKDRIRLPANLEGLKPVLVIPLLSALIVGLLMTYVIGAPVAALMGALTRFLTGLSGTNAVLLGLLLGAMVAFDTGGPINKAAYAFAVGLLGSSTFTPMAAVMVAGMTPPLGLALATVVAKNRFTLQEREAGKAAAVLGLAFITEGAIPYAARDPLRVIPAIVFGSAIAGAVSMGFGCALRAPHGGVFVLAIPNAVQPLGPYVLALIAGTLATTLALIVLKRPLDDTPAP, from the coding sequence ATGGCGAAACTGGTGGCGGTCACCGCGTGTCCCACGGGCATCGCGCACACCTTCATGGCGGCCGAGGCGCTGCGCCGCGTGGCGGACCTCAAGGGACACGACCTCACGGTGGAGACGCGCGGCGCGGAGGGTGTGCGGACCCCGCTCGACGACGCGGCGGTGGAGCAGGCGGACGCGGTCATCCTCGCCACGGACATCACCGTGGACGAGTCGCGGTTCGTGGGCAAACCGCTGGTCCGCACCTCCACGGCGGTGGCCATCCGGGACACCGAGCGCATCATCGACGAGGCCGTGGCCCGCGCCACGCTGCACCGCACGGCGGCGGCCTCCGGAGACGCCGGGCCCCCCGGAGCCACGCCCCCGGACGCGGCCCGCGCTGGCACCGACGCCACGGCGCTCCACGGCGACGCATCGCGGCCCCTCCCGGGAGCCCCGCGCCAGAACGAACACCCACCGGGTGCCTCGACACGCGCCTCCCAGCCACAAGCGCCAGGACTCCCTCCCGGCCCCGCACGCACCCCGCCGCCCACCAGCGCCACCCGGCGGTCCGACACGCCGACGGGCGTCTCCTTCCCGCGGCCCCACGGGTTGCTGACGTCCACGCCCCTGTCTCCGTCGGACGTGACGCTGCCTCTCGATGGAACATCCCGCCGGGCCGCCCCCTCGGGAGCGCCGCTCCGCACGCCTCCCTCTTCCACGCCCGCCGGCACGCTGGTCGCGGTGACGGCCTGTCCCACGGGCATCGCGCACACCTTCATGGCGGCGGAGGCCCTCACGCGCGCGGCGCGGGCGAAGGGCTATGCCATCCGCGTGGAGACGCAGGGCTCCGTGGGCGCGAAGAACACGCTGACAGCGGAGGAGATTGCCCAGGCGGACGCGGTCATCATCGGCGCGGACACGCACGTCTCCACGGAGCGCTTCGTCGGCAAGCGCCTGCTCCAGACGTCCGTGGGTGAAGCGCTGAAGCAGGCGGACCGCGTGGTGGAGCAGGCGCTCGCCCTGCCCGAGCCCATGAGCGCGACGCGGCCCGTGGCGGCGCCAGCGCTCGGCGCACCCGCGAAGGCCGAACCCTCGGGCGCGTACAAGCACCTGCTCACGGGCGTGTCGTTCATGTTGCCCTTCGTCGTCGCGGGCGGGCTGCTGCTGGCGCTGTCGTTCGTCTTCGGCATCGACGCGTACAAGCAGCCCGGTACCCTGCCCGCCGCGCTGAAAGGGATTGGCGACGCGGCGTTCGCGCTGATGGTGCCCGCGCTCGCGGGCTACCTCGCCTACTCCATCGCGGACCGGCCGGGGCTCGCACCGGGCTTCATCGGAGGCATGCTGGCGAACCAGCTCAACGCGGGGTTCCTCGGCGGCATCGCTGCGGGGTTCCTCGCGGGCTACGTGGCGCGCACGCTGAAAGACCGCATCCGGCTGCCGGCGAACCTGGAGGGGCTCAAGCCGGTGCTGGTCATCCCGCTGCTCTCCGCGCTCATCGTGGGCCTGCTGATGACCTATGTCATTGGAGCCCCCGTGGCCGCGCTGATGGGCGCCCTCACGCGCTTCCTCACGGGCCTGTCCGGAACGAACGCGGTGCTGCTGGGGCTGCTGCTGGGGGCGATGGTGGCCTTCGACACCGGAGGCCCCATCAACAAGGCGGCCTATGCCTTCGCGGTAGGCCTGCTGGGCTCCAGCACCTTCACGCCGATGGCGGCGGTGATGGTCGCGGGCATGACGCCGCCCCTGGGACTGGCCCTGGCCACGGTGGTCGCGAAGAACCGCTTCACGCTCCAGGAGCGCGAGGCGGGCAAGGCGGCGGCGGTGCTGGGGCTCGCGTTCATCACCGAGGGCGCCATCCCCTACGCGGCCCGAGACCCGCTGCGCGTCATCCCCGCCATCGTCTTCGGCTCCGCCATCGCGGGCGCGGTGTCCATGGGCTTCGGCTGCGCGCTCAGGGCCCCCCACGGCGGCGTCTTCGTGCTCGCCATCCCCAACGCCGTGCAGCCGCTGGGGCCCTACGTGCTGGCGCTCATCGCGGGAACGCTGGCCACCACGCTCGCGCTCATCGTGCTCAAGCGGCCCCTGGACGACACACCGGCGCCGTGA
- a CDS encoding GAF domain-containing sensor histidine kinase → MSGLPNPNILPPKGPLADVEAVGRIEAVKTVLRVLTQMTGLRLAVVARVTPESWTCCAVLDQMGFGLRAGDTLVVSTTFCNTVRGMAKPLLVNHASRDPRFKDHPAPKMYGIESYVAVPLYRRNGEFFGVMCALDAKPADLTEDKLEIFRHLGDLVGHQLEQEEVLNDRDTQLLSAREASLLREQLMGIVSHDLRNPLNAISLAAATLMRRSDLDDRARRGLRRILDSSDRANRLILDLLDFTHVRTGLALRVKPRAVDLHEITQQVVDEVQLTSLGRTLEVVCHGNARGQWDPDRVAQALTNLITNAVQYSASSTRILVEARGEADAVVLSVTNVGTPIPLDVMPVLFEPMTRGTTEGGERRSVGLGLFIVNQIALAHGGRVDVTSTAEAGTTFRVHLPRKG, encoded by the coding sequence ATGAGTGGCCTTCCCAATCCCAACATCCTTCCCCCCAAGGGTCCCCTGGCGGACGTCGAGGCGGTGGGCCGCATCGAGGCCGTGAAGACGGTGCTCCGGGTGCTCACGCAGATGACGGGCCTGCGGCTGGCGGTGGTGGCCCGGGTGACGCCGGAGTCGTGGACGTGCTGCGCGGTGCTGGACCAGATGGGCTTCGGCCTGCGCGCCGGAGACACGCTGGTGGTGTCCACGACGTTCTGCAACACGGTGCGCGGCATGGCGAAGCCGTTGCTCGTCAACCACGCCAGCAGGGACCCGCGCTTCAAGGACCACCCCGCGCCGAAGATGTACGGCATCGAGAGCTACGTCGCGGTGCCGCTGTACCGGCGCAACGGGGAGTTCTTCGGCGTGATGTGCGCGCTGGACGCGAAGCCCGCGGACCTCACGGAGGACAAGCTGGAGATCTTCCGCCACCTGGGGGATCTGGTAGGCCACCAGCTTGAGCAGGAAGAGGTGCTGAACGACCGCGACACGCAGTTGCTGAGCGCGCGCGAGGCGTCGCTGTTGCGCGAGCAGCTGATGGGCATCGTCAGCCATGACCTGCGCAACCCGCTCAACGCCATCTCGCTGGCGGCGGCGACGCTGATGCGGCGCTCGGACCTGGACGACCGGGCCCGCCGGGGGCTGAGGCGCATCCTGGACTCGTCGGACCGGGCGAACCGGCTCATCCTGGACCTGCTGGACTTCACCCACGTGCGCACGGGGCTGGCATTGCGGGTGAAGCCCAGGGCCGTGGACCTGCATGAAATCACCCAGCAGGTGGTGGACGAGGTGCAGCTCACCTCCCTGGGGCGCACGCTGGAGGTGGTGTGCCATGGGAATGCTCGGGGCCAGTGGGATCCGGATCGCGTCGCGCAGGCGCTGACCAACCTCATCACCAACGCCGTGCAGTACAGCGCCTCCTCCACCCGCATCCTGGTGGAGGCGCGCGGCGAGGCGGACGCGGTGGTGCTGAGCGTGACCAACGTGGGCACGCCCATCCCCCTGGACGTGATGCCCGTGCTCTTCGAGCCGATGACCCGGGGCACCACGGAAGGCGGCGAGCGCCGCAGCGTGGGGCTGGGGTTGTTCATCGTGAACCAGATTGCCCTGGCGCACGGAGGCCGCGTGGACGTGACCTCCACGGCGGAGGCGGGCACGACGTTCCGGGTGCATCTGCCACGCAAGGGTTGA